The following DNA comes from Macrobrachium rosenbergii isolate ZJJX-2024 chromosome 37, ASM4041242v1, whole genome shotgun sequence.
actttaatcGTCTGGAGAATCGTAACACTTtacacagaacaaaaaataactcaatgTGCCTAACAGAAACTATATTCCATCATTATTGACTGAAATTTGTTCCCAGGACAAAACTACTGAAATCGAATGCGGTCCAGGGGTACAAAATATAACGATGAGAATTAAGTCAATCAATGCTACAGTCTTCACTAAAATGTCTATTCACAAGCATCTCATAGTAAGATAAACATATCTAAAGTTTGTGTGAAGGTTCATTCACTTCATTATGGGACAATGTTTTGGGCACCATTAATTTGTTCTCATACGTTCTACGGTTAAAGATTATTGGTTACTCTTGGGAAGCTCTCAGTCAAGAAATTAATTGGGAAAATCACTTACAAAGCTCACCATTAAGAAGCTTACCTGAATGGCAAGCTTCTACATCTGTGGGGAAGAAATGAATAACAGTATGTAGTGGAAAGAAATAGTGACACATtagcaacaaaaattaaaaatcatacaaaaaataaaaaattcctgaaaattttttacaaaaatttgtgTCATTAcatcgctctgacaggcttcaaactgtcaggaagcttgtcataGCGAAACGATTTTCAAGCGAAGCTGCAAATGCTATCGCAAAATATAGACGCGAGTCTCCTTCAAGGCTCTACCAggcttgtaaagtcaccaattcggcgccaggatagtgtttcggcggcgccattaattaagtctccgctgagcttgttttctttggtgacttcccgttttcttcaagctcaattagtcacgcctaaaacgtgccaggtcacgcattttaatcatttttactttatggtatttatacagaatgtcacacattgtgtatcacatgtttcttcattcacaggcatcaagactgtatctatattgtagctctgtatattttgtattgtaatttgtactcgttcactgcatattattgtttattgtttcgacctcaggtcacagtcaattccattgtctctcacggcccggcgtcagtcggccgcaatataagccgcctgaatctgtaataaagcagcagtaacctttacctgctcgtttctttgacaccttacagtggtgacccccggagtatcccggagccattagcggactcacacggcgactcagtcttggctccaggatttctccaaaaacgctcttagcggcctaaacacggcgctgtaaccagcgtttgagcgtgctgactctcgtcggcgtaccccaccagcgtcactagcggaaccacacggcgcacgaaagtgcgtactgacgcgagtaccccactccagtaaggggtcaaaggagcgagcatggacgcggatatcccctccttcatgcagttaaacgcggaccccgcggactccgaggtttacctacctcccatcacagccgcgcccgcccccgcatcgaggccctcccgcaactccacaccagcgccccgaacacacgacggccgggcaacacaatcgcgggccgccctcactgtaaagctgccgccgtttacgcaggggaacccatcgaggtggctgcgcagggtggagagccacttcagaatcgcggacctcacggacgaaatcctacaggccgacacagtgctcaacgcccttccggaggacgtgtacaacaaactcatctcgctggtacccaaacactcaccctcacatacagcaccacaaaaagttcctcctcgaagcttgctcctgcccatcgccgagcgggccgcccgtgctatcgaccttgccaataatccacgccacgacctcaatccaagagacgcttggggcatggtcgagatctcctgtcaacacctgtcttgggtggcacaaacaagcggcaggagataagcttcatacgggaaatcttccttcgccaactcctcccggaagtacgcaaccagatcgctcacccctacaccatgcctgtcgaggacctcatagaggcggcacaacacctcacagactccgtcaaggcttcacagcggctaaaaccggccacacagccggtcagctctggcccagcctgaagaggacgtgagcagcccgtcaacgccatcgccaacagacgcccaccgaaccacagcagacggtggtccccggcttctgtcgctaccacaagtggttcggaaaggacgcccgaaactgcctgccgccctgctcgttcaaccgttcaaaaaacgggggtggcgcgccagcaggacaggccgccatggcagccgaagaacccagggcctcaaaaacagtaggtttttacgtccgcgacaccgtctccggcaggatgatgctggtcgacacaggagcctttaagtcggtcttcccagcatccagagaggaccgcaaccagacaccagacccgccgccttcctgacggccgccaacgaaccccatcctctcccacggcaccaggctcctgtcgatctccatccttggccagagttactcctgggacttcatcgtcgcggacgaggaaccccactcctggggccgattttctggcgcacttcggcctgctagtcgacgtggggcgcaagcgcctcctcgataccgactcctgccggtctctccgttaacggcgggacccagacccaccatcagcgccgtcgcccccaccagtatgcacaccttctgtcggagttccctgaggtgtttaagcccgagccgccaagtcccggggccccagccaagcacggcatataccaccatatagtgactaaagggccccgacacatgcagttccgcaggcttcccctcagcgccttcaggaggcgaaaaaagcattcgcggagatggaacggatgggcatctgcaggaaagcctccagtccatgggcctccccctccacatggtgcagaaaccggacggctcctggagaccctgcggcgactacaggcggctcaacattgcaacggagcccgaccactaccctctgcccaatatgcaagacctcacggcctcctttcacgggccaaaatattcactaaattggaccttcttaaatcttatttccaggtacctgttgcgccagaggacataccaaagacagccatcatcacgcccttcgggtcctatgtgttcgccttctccaccttcgggctgaggaacgccggggccaccttccagcggctcatggacagcatcctggggacctaaaattctgcgtctgctcatcgacgacattctcatattttccaggtctggcgaacaccagaggcacatcaaagcagtcctccagcgcctccaagaaaacggcctcgtcgtccgttttgacaagtgccGCCGGcgcccagaaagcagaattcctgggtcacgaggtgtctccgacaggcgcccgccctcttacatcgaaagtggcagtgagccaagttcccgacacccacctccatcaaggccgcccaggagttccttgggatggtaaacttctacaggcggttcatcccgggatcgcgcacaccacggcccctgacggaagtcctaaaggtcaaccaagtccctgtcttggggacccagccagcagcaggccttttccctgacgtaagcgccctcaccaaggcaaccgccttggcacaccaggatcccaaggctcccctccagctgacgacagacgccagtaacgttgcctgcggtgctgttctggagcaaatcatcaacggcgccccagcccatcgccttcttcagcaagaagttcagtcccgcagagtcccgctacagcaccttcgacagggaactctggcgcgatgtaccgcgcagttcggcacttcaagttcctcctggaggacgcccttcacagtcttcacagaccaccagccactggttcacgccttcacgaagcaggggacgcatggtcttccagacagcagcgccacctctcagccatagccgaatttacctgttccgtcaggtacctcccgcaagaaaaatccgtagcagacgccctctccagagtcgagttgaacgcagtgcagcttggtgtagattaccaggaccttgccagagaacaggccgctgacccagaaaccccagcataccgcaccgccatcacatccctcaagtggcgggacgtgaccctcgccccgaggccccagcctgctctgtgacatcagcacaggccagccccgccttggttccagcctcacgccgcgccaggtattcgacatcattcacggcctctcacccctccgcagggaccacggccaaactgctttcaaaaagttcgtctggcacgggtgcaaaaggacgccacagcctgggcaaaacagtgcctgcagtgccagaccagtaaggtgggtcgtcacacgcagtcggggtaggcgaaagttccccacagccagggcgccgccgccacatccacatcggcgtcgtcgggcccttccccatcaggcggatccagatacctcctcacggtggtagaccgttcgacgaggtggcccggccacgcccatgcaagaagccaccgccagcggcgtgcgccgaggccctgctctccagttgggttagccgcttcggcgcccggaccacatcacaaccgacaggagccccgctttcctctccgagctgtggtctgccctggctcaactgctgggaaccacgcaccacaccaccacagcgtacaacccagcgccaacggcctggttgaacagttccacaggtcccaaagtcatcctcatggcccgctgcaccgccgaggactggaaacatcagctgccgtgggtcctcctcgggttgaggaccgccccagagccgagcggcaccccatccgcagctgaacaaacctatggggaacccctcgtggtgccggagagctcgtgacggatgatcgccactccccatctctgcagaggctccgcgacgtggccggcaagttcgccccttgcaggcgctcatacatcgacagagcaaccaccttcgtgccgccacagctgtcatccgccacccacgtcttcgtcagagtcgacgccgtccgtccaccactaactaagccctacaggggacccttccgcgtgctggagcggaacagcaaggcgttccggctggcactcccaggcaagaacgactgggtttccatagaccggctaaagcccgccttcctgtcggagagtcccggcagcaacgcagcaccccttccgcccaaacgcactccagcacgcctcaCCCCGCGCaggcgccgccccaggaagggaccgcccaaacagcagcctcacaggcgggaggccctcagttatcttcaaggagccgcggcacccttcagcgccccaccaggtacagggattaatcagacgcgcccctcgtcttgggagtatttgtaaagtcaccaattcggcgccaggatagtgtttcgcggcgccattaattaagtctccgctgagcttgttttctttggtgacttcccgttttcttcaagctcaattagtcacgcctaaaaacgtgccaggtcacgattttaatcatttttactttatggtatttatactgaatgtcacacattgtgtatcacatgtttcttcattcacaggcatcaagactgtatctatattgtagctctgtatattttgtattgtaatttgtactcgttcactgcatattattgtttattgtttgacctcaggtcacagtcaattccattgtctctcacggcccggcgtcagtcggccttAATATATGtcgcctgaatctgtaataaagcagcagtaacctttacctgctcgtttctttgacaccttacaggctAAGTCGGCAGTTTTTAGGAGGTAAAGAATGTAACATCTCTTCTTTACTCTGTAGTCCATCCAGCGGAATTTTTACTTTACCTAAGATCTTCGAGAGGCCTATCGATGCTACAATAAAGGGTTACACATCCATTCTGAACTCAGTGTTCAAGCATTTAGGTGTGAACATTCCCTCAGACCCGGACATTTCAGGCTTAGTCAAGTCTTTTGACACCAGGAAACGGAAGTCTCAGCAGCCAgtgtcttggaacctagatgtggtcctGCATTGGTTGtcaggccctccttttgaacctATGCATGCGTCCTCCTTTAGGGGTCTGTCTAGAAAGACACTTTTCTTAATCTCTTTAGCAGCAGCAAAAAGGGTCAGCAAGTTGCAATCTCTGGACAAACAAGTTGGTTTTGTGCAAGAGACAGctatttgctcatatattttaGGCTGCTTAGCCAAAAATGAGAACCCATCTAACCCCTGGCCTTGTTCTTTTTCCGCCCAGAATCTTGCAGAACTGGTGGGACCTTTGGAACAAGAGAGAGTATTGTGCCTAGAGTATTGAGGTACTACCTCGAGAGAACCAAGAATATCAGAGGGGATTctagtaacctctggtgttctgtcaagaaccctttacatcctctctccaagaatgctatcTCTGTCTTTTTGAGAGACATTATTATAGAGTCTCACTTGGGAATTCAGGAGAataatttacctttgttaaaggtaaaagcacATGAGGTACAGGCAGTAGCCACTTTGTTGGCTTTTAAACGCAACCTCTCTCTAATTACCATAATCCAGTCGACTTATTGGGAGTGTTGCTCAATCTTCACCAACCATTATTTATATGACATCGAAACTGTGTTCGAGGACTACAGCATGCTGGGTCCGTTCTCCGCGGCTGGCATGGCACTAGGGAATGAAGGGTAGGAGTGATCcttctatttctctatctcctaGCCTTGATCAGggttgttgagtttttgggaagcTGGGGATACTTAGTACAGGCAgaccccggttaacggcgggctcggttaacagcgatccggttttatggggcttgtctagcgacgaaaatcggtaattttcggtgctgaaaattgcagatttccgcttatcggcgccgatacatacctaacagaggcgccgataaccaaaattCAGCGCTTTTtggtgctgataaccaaaaatcagcgctttttggcgctgataaccaaaaatcggcgctttttggcgccgataaccctGAAAATCGcagaaaaaatgccaaaatcgccaattttcggttagaggcgattttcagttatcatcacaccctcagaaacggaaccccgcagataaccggggactgcctatacctGGAATACCCTCCGATCTTCGTTTTTAATGGATAGATATTATATGTTTTTCAAATGGTGGACAGGTAACTTAGTTTTATGGTCGTGTGCTAGCTGATGTCTATTtttcgcccagggcaagggcaatcgTTTTGTTTGAGCTCTGTTGAGTCATAGAACTACTCCCTGACCACAAAGCTTCCACTGAAGTAGGGGCAATCCTGACACTACCAGTCATGTCCCTACGGGTCAAGATGAGCAACGACCAAGAGGCAGTTTCTTcctgctcttgctctctccctaggtaaggttacaacaagcattaccacaatgctagcctttttttctatttcaaatgcattcctTTATAATGTTTTTCGAGTAGTAcatgtccattcttcccacctcctatcagtgtgggattcagctgtgtaattacagTGCTtggtaagtttcatatataaaaatgacatttttataataaaataggtttttatatatacagtacttcccaagtaattacatgaacagAGCCCGTCCCGCCCCCCGCACATGGgcacatggacatagagcataaacgaacaGAGCTCTtcagctacgttgtacctattcttccccgaaagtgggcggggcacttacctgcaccaaaacaaaagagcactaccaTGAATTTTCAGTTCTTAAGGTGCTGTTTAAAATAGAAACTAtagctacgtaattacttggtaagtacatataaaactttattttattataaaaatgtcatatttgttatttttgtaattttcataattcttcataTGGTACAAGCTCCTGTTTACATTTAGAACATTCCTTTTTGAGAAGTATATGGGATGCTCTGAACATGCATAGTATATTTTAAAGGTATTAACTAAATCATTATATGGtggatatatttttgtaatatcacAACTACATTCTGTATTTTTGTACTGCCAGACTATAAAGGTGGattctcattattattaggaTTGATAaatagtttagccagaccactaaTTTGACAATAGTAATTATCATAGAGTGGCCCAAAGGgttgtttataataaatatacttagaTTCTATTTAATACTTGTTACAATGGTGGTGGAAGAGCctgttataaatataaacatttatcatgaattttcatttatttattgtgatttttcattcttttcattaggAACTATAAAGAGCCAAAACAGGAAATCTTCAGAAGCATCACAGACATCAAGTATTGAAGAACAAAATCAAGCTCCACTACAGATGGTGTGTGTCATTGAAGATCACATGGTGAACTGTATGGGTAAAAATACTGTGACAGTTGTTTAGGATTTCCTCAGAAATTTTAGTTGCTTTTGAAAGACGGGAGGTTAAAGGATTACAGTTTTGGGTTGAGTCTCTTCCCTGTAGTACAAAATGTCAGAACGGAAAGTTTTAAACAAGTATTATCCTCCTGATTTTGACCCTTCAAAGATCCCCAGGGCAAGATGCCCAAGAAACAGACAATTTACTGTCCGTTTGATGGTTCCATGTAATATCAAGTGTCATACGTGTGGGGAATATAttgccaaaggaaaaaaattcaatgcACGGAAAGAAGACGTGGAAGACATGACTTACCTAGGAGTTCGTATATACAGGTTTTACATAAAATGCCCTGGTTGTCTGGCAGAGATTTCCTTCAGAACAGACCCAGAAAGTACCGATTATGTCATTGAAGCAGGTGCCCACAGAAATTTTCAGGCACTGAAATTGGCTGAAGAGCAGGCAGCTagggaagaaagagaagccaaAGAAGAAATAGAGTCCAACCCAATGTTACTGTTGGAAAATCGCACACAGCAATCCCAGTATGAAATGGAAGTTCTCGAGTCTTTGGAGGATCTTCGTGACATGAATGAGCGTCATGCTGGCATCGATTTAGCGAAgattactgaaaaatatgaagaggaaagaaagatgacaCAAGAACAACGTGAAGAAGCTGAGAGATTGGAGGCATTGAAAGCCTTGGGTTATAAAATGATAGAAGGACAGATGGTTAAGCAAGTTGCACCTGAGGATTTGTTAGAAAGCCAACcctcaaaaaaatttaaaccattaGTTCAAAATACTGCCAAGACACATCAGATAACACCAGCTGACAAACATATAGATGTCCCCAGAAAGAATACAATGAAGTCAAAACTTACAGGATTGATTAAAGTAAAGGGTGATAAAAATTCCAGCAAAGGTGAGAAGAGCAATGAAAATACAGGGATTAACTCTGAAATCACAAAAGATGACAAAAGTAAGGAATTGGCAAAAAGCAATTCGTCAGATTTACCAGAGCCACAGGTAGGTTCAACTCTCTCCTCAAAATCTGTTGCAACTCTTTTATCAAGTAAAGCCACCACTACAAAACCACCCAGTGGAGTTGATGCACCAAAGGCATTAAATGGGCTTTCCTTTTTAGGGGCATATTCTGATTCAGAATCTGGGGAAGAGAGTAACTGAGTGTGATGTAAAGGTGACTTGTTTTATATTCATAGAACCCTGTACATGTTAGTGTTAGAAAGCAGAGATAAGTGACTTGTTTGTGTCAGTTAGTTCTGGCATTGCTCTTTATTTACTTTACCATCATCCTTATTGCCTTCAGTGCTACACGactcaaagggcctctgtgaaattctaccACTCGTGTCTTTCTTGTGCTTCATCTTCCACGAATCCCCACTCATCTCCATCTTTCCTTCTCATAATTCTTATCTAAGTAGATTAGGGTCTTCCGACTCTTCTGGTGCCTataggagcccagctgacattaCCATATATTATTCTCCCAAGTGTTCAtgggacatgtccaaaccatgtccatcttcttttcatcattttctacaTATGGATCTTCAGTTGGTTCTCTTTTGGCATAATTTCTGATTCTTCCCTGGAATTTAACacctaatattctttttaaagctttatttgcAAATCAGCAAAATCTTTGATATATAGTTTCATTGACATATGATTCATGTACATAAAGCAGTAGAGATTGCAAAAGAcatcttattttacttttgtatgcagtttcagtctaCTTGGTTTCCAAACCCTATTCAGTCTGCCCATTCTTTGATTTGGTTTGCCTTTTTAAGGTTCACTGAACTCCAGCTCGAGAGAtcctgtactggatatcattgttttctgtaagtaacttactaagtaattacatagctatagtttccacttgaACGACAGCTTAGATTGAAAATTTTACGGGTAGCACTTtaatatagtttgtgtaggtgatcagcctgTCCCACGAACAGAATATTGGAACGACCTAGCAAAAAATTCTCTTTCGTTTCCTGCCGTCAGTGGTGGCAACACCTGGTCTGGCGGCAGCTTTTTTCGTTATTTAACGTTTATGATTCTTTAAATCCACCATCAGAACGCGTATATTGAAGCCTTCAAActgaaatctttcaggatgagttttttcgtattttgttttactgtacattGATTCAGTCATCATTGAGCCGCCGTTAATGACGCCATTTGCATTTATGGCTTGTTTACTGGTTAAGCTTCTGATGGCACTGAtgatagttttgccttaaaagtaattctcggatgttacgacattccattataaaagtaaattgtatgttaCGCATTTTCATTAAGCCATGACTTtggcaatttatgaattgttttccagctataatagttttgtttttaaaagtaattctcaagTGTTACAACACTCCATTATCAAGTACAGTAATTGGTCTAGACACTCCATTATAAAATAATTGGTCTGTGTTAGGCTTTTCATTAGGCATAACCTTTGCAAGTAATGAATTGTTTTACGGCCTTAATCTACGAGTGAGCCGTAGATAataattttgccttaaaagtaattcttgtatGTTATGGCATTCCATTATAAAGTAATCGGTGTATGTCATGCCTTTTCATTAGGCATTAGCTTTTGCAATTCAGGAATTGTTTACCGACCATAGGCTGCTGGCGAAACGCCAATAATGGTTTTGCcttaaagtaattttcagatgttaCTACATTGCATAATTATCTTTCATTAGCCATAATTTTgacaatttatgattttttttcggCCATATGCTTTGCGCAAGCCACCGATAATTGCATTAAAAGTAGTTCAAgggtattttgccatttcattaggACTAACTTTTGCAATTATAGTATGATTTATTTACCAGACCTATGCTTCCTGGAAGCCTCCTGTAGTTAAATGTTTAACATAACTGTTACAACTTCCTTTGCAGAACTGAAAGTGTTAGGCAGAAAGTAGTAAGGAGAGATTTAGGGTTTCTGGTGACGGCTACAAGTTGACGTCTTCAACAGCCAAGAACCAGCTTATGCTATGAACCTTCTAGCTTGCTGGCACTGATTTCGCCCCCAGCACCCTCCTCATGCTCTTGGTGCCAGCGCTAGCACCCTGGCGCCAATTCTCTCTTACTAGCCGTCTTACCACTTGCTCAtgcacctggctcccttgcttccctttccatacccatgccagtcttgtgtcttggttaacagatgttacccttgttatagtgaagtgtagtgaagtggaggaggtgactactcgtcCCATGATGCTCCTAAAcagaaggtccctgtcaaactccccacGTTTCTTGGCTGGAAGCAAACTGGAAGCACTATTGCCATATTTTTCTAGTGGAATTATCATACTCAGGCCTCAAAACTATcgtttttttaatagaattatcGTGTGAATTATCgtatttatgatataattatcATACGCTTCCCTACTGATATGTTATACAGCAGAAAGgtataaaacattttctagtGCTAATTTAGGCACTTACTATTGTACATACCAGTAAGACATGTCATGATGATACCCAAtaaatttattgcataaaagctGCACCTGAAAAgttcttgtaattaaaataataaatactttaagaTGAAGCCTATGCAAAATAGAAGGAATACAGCAGTAATTCATTCATGGGATCttcttaatttattcaaaacaaaacattatataattaatttccacTCCTGAATACAAAATGTTCTTGAAGACAATATAATTATCCAAAATTTAaggtaaaagatacaaaaattgcaataaaaaaagggAGGGAAATATTAATTCTTCACACACCAGGAAGGAAAATGTTCATGAACATTGAACAGAATAAAGGAACTTAATCATTGATGCAGTCTTCACACACTGGGaaggaaaatattaagtaaatgaaCACTGAACAAGACAAAAATACTCAATCATGCAGTACACACACAGTAATTCagctgcaaaaaacaaaaaaacaaaaaatcactaGTCTTCGAACTTAtcatctttcacattttcataagTACTTGTGAATTATTAATTTGAGCAACCATCTCCTTTGAAGGTTTGAACTGAATGCAGGAATTCTGCCTCTTTGTGCCATCAGAAGTCAGTAAAGCACTGTTAATTGTGTCTATGTTCAACCTACTCCTGGTTTTGGTTTTGAAAAGATTTAGTTTGCTGAAACCCCTCTCTCACTGGGCATTTGAATGGGGTAAGCTGAGGATGTCAAGAGCAAATTTTGCCAAATCAGGaaagttatttttgtctcttctcAAAATATCTGACCAAAACTTGTCAACAGACACACTGCTGTCAAAACTGATTGAAGTTTTAAAGCTGGAAGAATCCTCCATTGATCATCTATGTTTTGCATTAGTGATTTATCATTAGGAGGCACAATTAATGGTACTTCAGCAATGAGAGGATACAAAGAAGGAGTTACTTCCCTAAAAGAATTGGAAATTGCATTCTCAGGAA
Coding sequences within:
- the LOC136825493 gene encoding splicing factor YJU2: MSERKVLNKYYPPDFDPSKIPRARCPRNRQFTVRLMVPCNIKCHTCGEYIAKGKKFNARKEDVEDMTYLGVRIYRFYIKCPGCLAEISFRTDPESTDYVIEAGAHRNFQALKLAEEQAAREEREAKEEIESNPMLLLENRTQQSQYEMEVLESLEDLRDMNERHAGIDLAKITEKYEEERKMTQEQREEAERLEALKALGYKMIEGQMVKQVAPEDLLESQPSKKFKPLVQNTAKTHQITPADKHIDVPRKNTMKSKLTGLIKVKGDKNSSKGEKSNENTGINSEITKDDKSKELAKSNSSDLPEPQVGSTLSSKSVATLLSSKATTTKPPSGVDAPKALNGLSFLGAYSDSESGEESN